AGGCCGATTTCAATTTCCTACTCGAAAAAACAGGTGCTTCGCGAGGTAATCTCAGCATACAGATCAAGAAGCTCAAAGAATCGAACTACATCTCCGTGGAGAAGTCCTTTGTGAATAACTACCCCAAGACGGAGTGTTTCGTGACCAAAGCGGGCATAAAGGCCTTTGAGGGTTATGTGGCCGGGATTTCGACTTATTTGAAGCCGAAATCTTAGTTCTTAGTTTTGAGTTCTTAGTTCTAAGTTGCGTTCTTTCACTTTCTTCCCCAA
This region of Flavobacteriales bacterium genomic DNA includes:
- a CDS encoding transcriptional regulator, with the protein product MLPDLDPLLHNQLRLSIMSLLIGVEKADFNFLLEKTGASRGNLSIQIKKLKESNYISVEKSFVNNYPKTECFVTKAGIKAFEGYVAGISTYLKPKS